One window of Microbacterium sp. Root61 genomic DNA carries:
- a CDS encoding PhoH family protein, with translation MTTRAPEQLHSQDIQDESAQDLRTYVLDTSVLLSDPRAFFRFAEHSVVIPLVVITELEGKRHDPEIGYFARQALRFLDELRIEHGRLDFAVPVGEGGTLRVELNNTDSGVLPSGMRLGDNDSRILAVAMHLAQDGQEVTVVSKDLPMRVKAASLGVTAEEYLAEQAVDSGWTGIAQLDVSGDDLSDLYESDVATSEQVRGLPVNTGLIIHSERGSALGRVTGDGAYRLVRGDREVFGLHGRSAEQRIAIDLLMDPDVGIVSLGGRAGTGKSALALCAALEAVLERQQQRKIIVFRPLFAVGGQELGYLPGDQGEKMGPWGQAVFDTLGSVVSGNVIEEVMARGILEVLPLTHIRGRSLHDAFVIVDEAQSLERNVLLTVLSRIGQNSRVVLTHDVGQRDNLRVGRHDGVASVIETLKNHELFGHVTLMRSERSAIAALVTELLEAGELA, from the coding sequence GTGACCACACGAGCACCAGAGCAGTTGCACAGCCAGGACATCCAGGACGAGAGCGCGCAGGATCTGCGCACCTACGTGCTGGACACGTCGGTACTGCTGAGCGATCCGCGCGCGTTCTTCCGCTTCGCCGAGCACTCCGTCGTGATCCCCCTCGTGGTGATCACGGAGCTGGAGGGCAAGCGGCACGATCCGGAGATCGGGTACTTCGCGCGTCAGGCTTTGCGGTTCCTCGACGAGCTGCGCATCGAGCACGGCCGACTGGATTTCGCGGTCCCGGTCGGCGAGGGCGGCACGCTCCGCGTCGAGCTGAACAACACCGATTCCGGCGTCCTGCCCTCGGGCATGCGACTGGGCGACAACGACAGCCGCATCCTCGCGGTGGCGATGCATCTGGCGCAGGACGGACAGGAGGTCACGGTCGTCTCCAAAGACCTGCCGATGCGGGTCAAGGCGGCCTCGCTCGGCGTGACGGCCGAGGAGTACCTGGCCGAGCAGGCGGTGGATTCCGGATGGACCGGCATCGCGCAGCTGGATGTGTCCGGCGACGACCTCAGCGACCTGTACGAGAGCGACGTCGCGACCAGCGAGCAGGTGCGCGGGCTGCCGGTCAACACCGGGCTGATCATCCACTCCGAGCGCGGTTCGGCGCTGGGCAGGGTCACGGGTGACGGCGCCTACCGCCTGGTCCGCGGCGACCGCGAGGTGTTCGGCCTGCACGGTCGTTCGGCCGAGCAGCGCATCGCGATCGATCTGCTCATGGACCCCGACGTCGGCATCGTGTCGCTCGGCGGCCGTGCCGGCACGGGCAAATCGGCTCTCGCTCTGTGCGCGGCGCTGGAGGCCGTCCTCGAGCGCCAGCAGCAGCGCAAGATCATCGTCTTCCGCCCGCTGTTCGCGGTCGGCGGGCAAGAGCTCGGCTATCTGCCCGGCGACCAGGGCGAGAAGATGGGGCCCTGGGGGCAGGCGGTGTTCGACACGCTCGGATCGGTCGTCTCGGGCAATGTCATCGAAGAGGTGATGGCCCGCGGCATCCTCGAAGTCCTTCCGCTCACCCACATCCGCGGACGGTCACTGCACGATGCGTTCGTCATCGTCGATGAGGCGCAGTCGCTCGAGCGGAACGTCCTGCTGACGGTGCTGAGCAGGATCGGGCAGAACTCCCGCGTCGTGCTGACCCACGATGTCGGGCAGCGCGACAATCTGCGCGTCGGCAGGCACGACGGCGTGGCCTCGGTGATCGAAACGCTCAAGAACCACGAGCTGTTCGGACACGTGACGCTGATGCGCTCCGAGCGTTCGGCGATCGCGGCACTCGTGACCGAATTGTTGGAAGCAGGGGAGCTGGCCTGA
- a CDS encoding response regulator transcription factor, with translation MNRILIVEDESRISSFISRGLETAGYATVIVEDGAEALEVILQGGVDLVLLDVGLPTMDGFEVLSRLRGQGSSVPVIMLTARTSTRDTVDGLDAGANDYVAKPFKFEELLARVRSRLRENTASTGMTITWGDVSLNVLARRASVAGRDIDLSAREFALAEQFLRHPGQVLSREQLLSRVWGMDFDPGSNVVDVYVRYLRGKFGAHHISTVRGAGYRWE, from the coding sequence GTGAACCGCATCCTCATTGTCGAAGACGAGAGCCGCATCTCGTCCTTCATCAGCCGCGGCCTCGAGACGGCCGGGTACGCTACCGTCATCGTCGAGGATGGCGCCGAGGCACTGGAGGTCATCCTGCAGGGTGGTGTCGACCTCGTGCTCCTGGACGTAGGCCTGCCGACGATGGACGGGTTCGAGGTGCTGTCACGATTGCGTGGGCAGGGCTCATCGGTGCCTGTCATCATGCTGACGGCGCGCACGAGCACTCGTGACACGGTGGACGGACTGGATGCCGGGGCCAACGACTACGTGGCCAAGCCCTTCAAGTTCGAGGAGCTGCTTGCACGCGTGCGCTCACGGCTGCGGGAGAACACCGCCTCAACCGGGATGACGATCACATGGGGAGACGTGAGTCTGAACGTGCTGGCCCGCAGAGCCAGCGTGGCCGGCCGCGACATCGATCTGTCCGCGCGCGAGTTCGCCCTCGCCGAGCAGTTCCTGCGCCACCCGGGGCAGGTGCTGAGCAGGGAGCAGCTGCTCAGCAGGGTCTGGGGCATGGACTTCGACCCCGGGTCCAACGTCGTCGACGTGTACGTGCGCTACCTCCGCGGCAAGTTCGGCGCGCACCACATCAGCACCGTTCGGGGCGCCGGCTACCGCTGGGAGTGA
- the xseA gene encoding exodeoxyribonuclease VII large subunit, whose translation MTTFQPDVQPGQAPPPDSVHPRESSQAAPTSVSRLNETIRGFVEKWGSVWVEGEVTSWNVRGGNVFGRLKDGSSDATISFRIWSSTRQRLPEDLKVGDHVVTCVKADYFVKTGDFTFAVSAMRHVGLGDQLEKLEKLRVQLRGEGLFDAARKKPLPFLPQVIGLITGEKSDAEKDVHRNAELRWPQVRFRTAYAAVQGDRCVPETIGALKALDADPEVDVIVIARGGGDPQTLLGFSDERLLRAVAAASTPVVSAIGHENDHPLLDDVADLRASTPTDAAKRVVPDVAEQRALVGQLRSRLTMRLTHRVTHDIAQLEQLRSRPALRAPESMLDARAQQLWLLVARGRDIIDRRLDVQTRRTGELRATLRALSPASTLARGYAIAHMPGGVIVRDATQAPAGTPLIVTVGRGSLAARSEGELLESASGPDDGSPQDSAATGATGSPL comes from the coding sequence ATGACGACGTTCCAGCCGGACGTACAGCCCGGTCAGGCCCCTCCGCCGGATTCCGTGCATCCGCGCGAGTCGAGCCAAGCGGCGCCGACGTCGGTCTCCCGGCTCAACGAGACGATCCGCGGGTTCGTCGAGAAGTGGGGCTCGGTCTGGGTCGAGGGCGAGGTCACGTCCTGGAACGTGCGAGGCGGCAACGTGTTCGGCCGGCTCAAGGACGGCTCCAGCGACGCGACGATCTCGTTCCGCATCTGGTCGAGCACACGACAGCGCCTGCCCGAAGACCTCAAGGTCGGCGACCACGTCGTGACGTGCGTCAAGGCCGACTACTTCGTCAAGACCGGCGACTTCACCTTCGCCGTCTCCGCCATGCGCCACGTGGGTCTCGGCGATCAGCTCGAGAAGCTCGAGAAGCTGCGCGTTCAGCTGCGCGGCGAAGGCCTGTTCGACGCCGCCCGCAAGAAGCCGCTCCCCTTCCTCCCTCAGGTCATCGGCCTGATCACGGGTGAGAAGTCGGATGCCGAGAAGGACGTGCATCGCAACGCCGAGCTGCGCTGGCCCCAGGTGAGGTTCCGCACCGCGTACGCCGCCGTGCAAGGCGATCGCTGCGTGCCCGAGACGATCGGTGCGCTGAAGGCGCTGGATGCCGACCCCGAGGTCGACGTCATCGTCATCGCCCGCGGCGGCGGTGATCCGCAGACGCTCCTCGGGTTCAGCGACGAGCGCCTGCTGCGCGCCGTCGCGGCGGCATCCACCCCCGTGGTGAGCGCCATCGGACACGAGAACGACCACCCTCTCCTCGACGACGTCGCCGACCTGCGCGCATCGACCCCGACGGATGCCGCGAAGCGGGTCGTGCCGGATGTCGCCGAGCAGCGCGCGCTCGTCGGACAGCTGCGCTCCCGCCTGACGATGCGGCTCACTCATCGCGTCACGCACGACATCGCCCAGCTCGAGCAGCTGCGCTCCCGCCCGGCGCTGCGCGCGCCCGAGTCGATGCTCGACGCCCGTGCGCAGCAGCTGTGGCTGCTCGTGGCTCGGGGCCGCGACATCATCGACCGGCGCCTCGACGTGCAGACCCGCCGCACCGGTGAGCTGCGGGCCACCCTGCGCGCGCTCTCCCCCGCCTCGACGCTGGCGCGCGGCTACGCGATCGCGCACATGCCGGGCGGCGTGATCGTGCGGGATGCCACGCAGGCCCCCGCCGGAACCCCCCTCATCGTCACCGTCGGCCGCGGATCGCTCGCCGCCCGCTCGGAGGGCGAGCTGCTCGAATCGGCGTCCGGACCCGACGATGGGTCGCCGCAGGACTCTGCGGCGACCGGAGCGACCGGGAGCCCGCTCTAA
- a CDS encoding DUF4245 family protein has protein sequence MAVEPRVVAELGRPETPDETAARKAESSRVYRGSQTTRNLIAALLVTVAVVAVVIFAVPRGTPPPRAAIDVTAVAASVESALDRTVIVPDAPAEWSVNGAAVEGNASRAWTIVYAPEGETGFLRIAQGFDADAAWPARVLNGAAVHETVTIDGIEWDSYQISDPERAGNVSAALSTPAGTDVVLIYGSASDATLRTAASAVADDVRALREESNE, from the coding sequence ATGGCTGTCGAGCCTCGCGTCGTAGCCGAACTCGGCCGCCCCGAGACCCCGGATGAGACCGCCGCGCGCAAGGCCGAGTCCTCCCGCGTGTACCGCGGGAGTCAGACCACCCGCAACCTGATCGCCGCCCTGCTGGTGACGGTCGCCGTCGTGGCCGTCGTGATCTTCGCGGTCCCCCGTGGCACCCCACCGCCGCGCGCAGCGATCGACGTGACCGCGGTCGCGGCATCCGTCGAATCCGCACTCGACCGCACCGTCATCGTCCCCGACGCACCCGCCGAGTGGTCCGTCAACGGCGCCGCGGTCGAAGGCAATGCCTCCCGAGCATGGACGATCGTGTACGCCCCGGAGGGCGAGACCGGCTTCCTGCGCATCGCGCAGGGGTTCGATGCGGATGCCGCGTGGCCGGCGCGCGTGCTGAACGGTGCCGCTGTCCACGAAACCGTCACGATCGACGGGATCGAATGGGACAGCTACCAGATCTCCGACCCGGAACGTGCCGGCAACGTCAGCGCTGCCCTCAGCACCCCGGCCGGCACCGACGTGGTCCTCATCTACGGATCCGCCTCCGACGCGACCTTGCGCACCGCCGCATCCGCCGTCGCCGATGATGTACGCGCACTGCGCGAGGAGTCGAATGAGTGA
- a CDS encoding carbonic anhydrase, with product MSEERPSPRKAWDEMQRGNARFVAGEPDHPRQDVERRHLVAAAQTPRAALFGCSDSRLAAEIIFDKGLGDLFVVRNAGQVISDSVIGSLEYAVAVLNVPLIVVLGHDECGAVGAAIESTRADAPVLPPHIWRLISPIVPAVRRVMRESTVDGVVPERIDSEAVGREHLRDTVGELLHSSELISEAVAEGRLAIVGANYRLDEGTAVPDIIVGDATDAYA from the coding sequence ATGAGTGAAGAGCGCCCGTCCCCCCGCAAGGCGTGGGATGAGATGCAGCGCGGTAACGCCCGATTCGTGGCCGGCGAACCCGATCACCCGCGTCAGGACGTCGAGCGCCGCCACTTGGTGGCCGCGGCACAGACGCCGCGCGCCGCGCTCTTCGGCTGCTCCGACTCGCGACTGGCCGCCGAGATCATCTTCGACAAGGGCCTGGGTGACCTGTTCGTCGTGCGCAACGCCGGGCAGGTCATCTCCGACTCCGTCATCGGCAGCCTCGAGTACGCCGTCGCCGTTCTGAACGTGCCCCTCATCGTGGTCCTCGGCCATGACGAGTGCGGTGCGGTGGGTGCCGCGATCGAGAGCACCCGCGCCGATGCACCGGTCCTGCCCCCGCACATCTGGCGGCTCATCTCCCCCATCGTGCCGGCCGTGCGCCGGGTCATGCGCGAGTCCACCGTCGACGGTGTCGTGCCCGAGCGCATCGACTCCGAGGCCGTCGGTCGCGAGCACCTGCGCGACACCGTGGGCGAACTGCTGCACTCTTCAGAACTCATCAGCGAGGCCGTGGCCGAAGGCCGCCTCGCCATCGTCGGAGCAAACTACCGGCTCGATGAGGGAACCGCCGTACCCGACATCATCGTGGGCGACGCAACGGACGCGTACGCCTGA
- a CDS encoding exodeoxyribonuclease VII small subunit, translated as MEGMTVSHENVVDVSTLSFEQARDELVRVVAELEQGAPTLEESLALWERGEALAARCEDWLLGAKRRLDAARTSATGQEQ; from the coding sequence ATGGAAGGCATGACCGTGTCGCACGAGAACGTCGTTGACGTGTCGACTCTGTCGTTCGAGCAGGCCCGCGACGAGCTCGTCCGCGTGGTCGCCGAACTCGAACAGGGCGCACCGACCCTCGAGGAGTCCCTGGCGCTCTGGGAGCGCGGCGAGGCCCTCGCGGCCCGCTGCGAAGACTGGCTGCTCGGCGCCAAGCGCCGCCTCGATGCCGCCCGCACGTCCGCCACCGGTCAGGAGCAGTGA
- a CDS encoding class II fumarate hydratase: protein MTDTEYRIEHDTMGEVRVPKDALYGAQTQRAVENFPISGKGLESTQIAALARIKKAAALANKELGTLDGAIADAIAAAADEVVTGAYDDHFPVDTYQTGSGTSSNMNMNEVLAALATRKLGAPVHPNDHVNASQSSNDVFPTSVHIAVTQALIDDLIPALDHLSVALEAKAELWKDAVKSGRTHLMDATPVTLGQEFGGYARQMRLGIERVQSVIPRVGEVPLGGTAVGTGINTPLGFPQKVISLLAAETELPITEAKDHFEAQANRDGLVEASGALRTIAVSLTKINNDLRWMGSGPNTGLGELHIPDLQPGSSIMPGKVNPVVPEAVLMVCARVIGNDATVAWAGASGSFELNVAIPVMGTALLESIRLLSNAMRVLADKTVDGLEANLERAAAFAGMSPSIVTPLNKLIGYEAAAKIAKHSVAKGITVREAVIDLGYIERGDLTLEQLDDKLDLLSMTRPG from the coding sequence GTGACCGACACCGAATACCGCATCGAACACGACACGATGGGCGAAGTACGCGTCCCCAAGGACGCGCTGTACGGCGCTCAGACGCAGCGCGCCGTGGAGAACTTCCCGATCTCGGGCAAGGGGCTGGAGTCGACGCAGATCGCCGCCCTCGCGCGTATCAAGAAGGCCGCGGCCCTCGCCAACAAGGAGCTCGGCACGCTCGACGGCGCCATCGCGGACGCGATCGCGGCGGCCGCCGATGAGGTCGTCACCGGTGCGTACGACGATCATTTCCCGGTCGACACCTACCAGACCGGCAGCGGCACGTCCTCGAACATGAACATGAACGAGGTGCTGGCCGCACTCGCGACCCGCAAGCTCGGCGCCCCAGTGCATCCGAACGACCACGTGAACGCGTCGCAGTCCTCGAACGATGTGTTCCCCACCTCCGTGCACATCGCCGTCACGCAGGCGCTCATCGACGACCTCATCCCCGCGCTGGATCACCTCTCGGTCGCGCTGGAGGCGAAGGCCGAGCTGTGGAAAGACGCCGTCAAGTCCGGCCGCACCCATCTGATGGATGCCACCCCGGTCACGCTCGGCCAGGAGTTCGGCGGCTACGCCCGCCAGATGCGCCTCGGTATCGAGCGCGTGCAGTCCGTCATCCCCCGCGTCGGCGAAGTGCCCCTGGGCGGAACGGCCGTCGGCACGGGCATCAACACGCCGCTCGGATTCCCGCAGAAGGTCATCTCGCTGCTGGCCGCCGAGACCGAGCTGCCGATCACCGAGGCCAAGGACCACTTCGAGGCCCAGGCCAACCGTGACGGCCTGGTCGAGGCATCCGGTGCCCTGCGCACGATCGCGGTGTCGCTGACGAAGATCAACAACGACCTGCGCTGGATGGGCTCCGGCCCCAACACGGGCCTGGGCGAGCTGCACATCCCCGATCTGCAGCCCGGCTCCTCGATCATGCCCGGCAAGGTCAACCCGGTCGTCCCCGAAGCCGTCCTCATGGTGTGCGCACGGGTCATCGGCAACGACGCCACCGTGGCGTGGGCAGGCGCTTCCGGCTCGTTCGAGTTGAACGTCGCGATCCCGGTCATGGGAACCGCCCTGCTGGAGTCGATCCGACTGCTCTCCAACGCGATGCGCGTGCTCGCGGACAAGACCGTCGACGGGCTCGAGGCCAACCTCGAGCGCGCCGCCGCCTTCGCCGGGATGTCGCCGTCGATCGTCACACCGCTGAACAAGCTGATCGGCTACGAGGCGGCCGCCAAGATCGCCAAGCACTCCGTCGCGAAGGGCATCACGGTCCGTGAGGCCGTCATCGACCTCGGCTACATCGAGCGCGGCGATCTGACTCTCGAGCAGCTGGATGACAAGCTCGATCTGCTCTCGATGACCCGTCCGGGCTGA
- a CDS encoding 4-hydroxy-3-methylbut-2-enyl diphosphate reductase produces MSTPAVRLPVPRVPRRRERLQDIAVDGSKRVLLASPRGYCAGVDRAVIAVEKALERFGAPVYVRKQIVHNIHVVTELEQKGAIFVEEVDEVPPGSHIVFSAHGVSPAVVGAASDRGLMAIDATCPLVTKVHREAVRFARDDFEILLIGHEGHEEVEGTAGEAPDHVTIVNSPEHADVVEVRDPSKVVWLSQTTLSVDETMETVRRLRERFPHLQDPPSDDICYATQNRQVAIKKVAKDADLVIVVGSANSSNSVRLVEVALEYGAKAAYRVDYADEMKQEWLEGVQTVGVTSGASVPEILVQEVLEELAGAGYRDVEQVRTAEEDLIFSLPKELRQDASGKRDERALGGRGNA; encoded by the coding sequence GTGAGTACACCGGCTGTTCGACTGCCCGTTCCCCGCGTTCCGCGGCGGCGCGAGCGCCTCCAGGATATCGCTGTCGATGGATCGAAGCGGGTGCTGCTGGCCTCCCCACGTGGGTATTGCGCCGGAGTCGACCGCGCGGTCATCGCTGTGGAGAAGGCGCTGGAGCGCTTCGGCGCTCCCGTCTACGTCCGCAAGCAGATCGTGCACAACATCCACGTCGTCACGGAGCTCGAGCAGAAGGGCGCGATCTTCGTCGAGGAGGTCGACGAGGTGCCGCCGGGCTCGCACATCGTCTTCAGCGCGCACGGGGTGTCTCCGGCCGTCGTGGGCGCGGCCTCCGATCGCGGACTGATGGCGATCGACGCGACCTGCCCGCTCGTGACGAAGGTGCACCGCGAAGCCGTGCGCTTCGCGCGCGACGACTTCGAGATCCTGCTCATCGGCCACGAAGGACATGAAGAGGTCGAGGGGACGGCGGGCGAGGCGCCCGATCACGTCACGATCGTCAACTCTCCCGAGCATGCTGATGTCGTCGAGGTCCGCGACCCCTCGAAGGTGGTGTGGCTCTCGCAGACCACGCTGTCGGTCGACGAGACCATGGAGACGGTCCGTCGCCTGCGTGAGCGGTTCCCGCACCTGCAGGATCCGCCGTCGGACGACATCTGCTACGCCACCCAGAACCGTCAGGTCGCGATCAAGAAGGTCGCGAAGGATGCTGATCTCGTGATCGTGGTCGGCTCGGCGAACTCCTCCAACAGCGTGCGCCTGGTCGAGGTCGCGCTCGAGTACGGCGCCAAGGCCGCGTACCGCGTCGACTACGCCGACGAGATGAAGCAGGAGTGGCTCGAGGGCGTCCAGACCGTCGGCGTCACCAGCGGCGCCTCGGTGCCGGAGATCCTCGTGCAGGAAGTGCTCGAAGAGCTCGCCGGTGCCGGATACCGCGACGTCGAGCAGGTGCGCACCGCTGAGGAGGACCTCATCTTCTCGCTCCCCAAGGAGCTGCGTCAGGATGCCTCGGGCAAGCGCGACGAGCGTGCGCTCGGCGGCCGGGGGAACGCGTGA
- a CDS encoding aminotransferase class V-fold PLP-dependent enzyme, which yields MSDSAVTDLDPYFASFDGEPGYLDWAAFGPLSPLVRSESAADAELLGSGRSSSIDLVADHLREARVTLAALLDGQEDQVVLQPSTTYGLMQAIYGLSGGLMLSRAEFPSLTIAATRAEEALGAIQVQWLEPDDGCVTPEAVREALTDDTRAVAVSLVDFRTGYRADLSALRDVIGDRLLIVDAVQGFGMVEADYAAADVVCGNGYKWLRAGRGTGFAWFGERALERITPVLSGFAGVEGDLPLDVVPLPAASARAFTVSGFDPLAAARLATGLREVHDAGVAAIEAELSERTRDVMFFADRYEVPVITPRDPARRAGIVTLAPAPQDTAPLAASLANHGLTVTVRGGRVRISPHVGTGADTLRLFGDALAAFSSTRVW from the coding sequence GTGTCAGACAGTGCTGTAACGGATCTGGATCCCTATTTCGCCTCGTTCGACGGGGAGCCGGGATACCTCGACTGGGCTGCATTCGGCCCCCTGTCGCCGCTGGTCCGCAGCGAATCCGCCGCGGATGCCGAGCTGCTCGGCTCGGGTCGCAGCTCCAGCATCGACCTGGTCGCCGACCACCTCCGTGAGGCGCGGGTGACGCTGGCGGCACTGCTGGACGGTCAGGAGGACCAGGTCGTCCTGCAGCCCTCGACGACCTACGGTCTGATGCAGGCGATCTACGGACTGTCCGGCGGACTGATGCTCTCCCGTGCCGAGTTCCCGAGTCTCACGATCGCGGCGACCCGCGCCGAAGAGGCGCTCGGCGCGATCCAGGTGCAGTGGTTGGAACCCGACGACGGCTGCGTGACGCCCGAGGCGGTCCGCGAGGCGCTCACCGACGACACGCGCGCCGTGGCGGTGAGTCTGGTGGATTTCCGCACCGGTTACCGGGCCGACCTGTCGGCGCTGCGCGACGTGATCGGCGATCGTCTCCTGATCGTCGATGCCGTGCAGGGTTTCGGCATGGTGGAGGCCGACTACGCCGCCGCCGACGTCGTCTGCGGCAACGGCTACAAGTGGCTGCGCGCCGGGCGCGGCACCGGCTTCGCGTGGTTCGGTGAGCGTGCACTGGAGCGGATCACGCCGGTGCTCTCCGGCTTCGCGGGTGTGGAGGGTGACCTCCCACTCGACGTCGTGCCGCTGCCCGCGGCATCCGCTCGCGCATTCACCGTGAGCGGCTTCGATCCGCTGGCCGCAGCGCGCCTGGCCACGGGCCTGCGTGAGGTGCACGATGCCGGCGTCGCCGCCATTGAAGCCGAGCTGAGCGAGCGCACGCGCGACGTCATGTTCTTCGCTGACCGCTACGAGGTCCCGGTCATCACGCCGCGTGATCCCGCTCGCCGCGCGGGCATCGTGACGCTCGCCCCCGCACCGCAGGACACCGCACCACTGGCTGCCTCGCTGGCCAACCACGGACTGACCGTGACCGTGCGCGGCGGCCGGGTGCGCATCTCCCCGCACGTGGGCACCGGCGCCGACACGTTGCGTCTCTTCGGCGACGCGCTGGCGGCGTTCTCATCGACGCGCGTTTGGTGA
- a CDS encoding sensor histidine kinase: protein MTRSPRPVSARVRILGAILAVACIGMAIVGSVTFLVQRERVLGEIDERLHAQVSSLRDVAGAENETSDPAQTGTTTATEPLIAAEYDTVADYLKAVVARLVPARNEGSVAVVDGHARYRPETLSGFDISTNRQLIDRAITETSLTGETVIGTAMTDDGSLRYIAIPVTMEGDDATGIYIRAVDLGAALEPVTTSIITYSLAAGAVLVAIGIVGWFVAGRLLSPIRQLRDTADSITLADLGARLPAQGNDDITDLTRTVNSMLDRLEGSVDVQRQLLDDVRHELKTPITIVRGHLELMDPQDAADVANTRDIGIAELDRMTRLVEDIDLLAAAEGDQFSMADVEVDMLTDRVGELVAVIPDHSWRIEAHGQAQVAADEDRLLQAWLQLADNAAKYTPAGSPIEIGSAADETEVRLWVRDHGPGIAPASRHSIFRRFDRAQTKRSVGGSGLGLAIVDAISKAHGGHCAVTDTPGGGATFTIHVPIGTPETLPAPVRAGDVVLQREAAE, encoded by the coding sequence GTGACTCGCTCGCCCAGACCTGTGTCGGCGCGCGTCCGGATCCTGGGGGCGATCCTGGCCGTGGCGTGCATCGGCATGGCCATCGTGGGCAGTGTCACCTTCCTCGTACAGCGCGAACGGGTGCTGGGCGAGATCGATGAGCGGCTGCACGCGCAGGTCTCCAGCCTGCGCGATGTGGCGGGGGCGGAGAACGAGACGTCGGACCCGGCGCAGACGGGTACGACGACGGCCACCGAACCACTGATCGCCGCCGAGTACGACACCGTTGCGGACTATCTGAAGGCGGTCGTCGCTCGTCTGGTGCCCGCGCGGAACGAGGGCTCGGTCGCCGTGGTGGACGGTCACGCGCGCTATCGACCGGAGACGCTGTCCGGATTCGACATCTCCACCAATCGCCAGCTCATCGACCGCGCCATCACTGAGACCTCCCTCACCGGCGAGACGGTGATCGGCACAGCGATGACCGACGACGGCTCGCTGCGCTACATCGCGATTCCGGTGACGATGGAGGGCGACGACGCGACGGGCATCTACATCCGCGCCGTCGACCTCGGCGCGGCGCTGGAACCGGTGACGACGTCGATCATCACCTACTCGCTCGCCGCCGGTGCGGTGCTGGTCGCGATCGGCATCGTCGGGTGGTTCGTCGCGGGTCGGCTGCTCTCCCCCATCCGACAGCTGCGCGACACCGCCGACTCGATCACGCTCGCCGATCTCGGCGCGCGACTGCCGGCACAGGGCAACGACGACATCACCGACCTGACCCGCACCGTCAACTCGATGCTGGACCGCCTGGAGGGTTCCGTCGACGTGCAGCGTCAGCTGCTGGATGACGTGCGCCACGAGTTGAAGACACCCATCACGATCGTGCGCGGCCATCTCGAGCTGATGGATCCCCAGGATGCCGCGGACGTCGCCAACACTCGCGATATCGGCATCGCTGAGTTGGATCGGATGACGCGACTCGTCGAAGACATCGACCTGCTCGCCGCCGCGGAGGGCGACCAGTTCTCGATGGCAGACGTCGAGGTGGATATGCTCACCGACCGCGTCGGCGAACTCGTCGCCGTGATCCCGGACCATTCGTGGCGCATCGAGGCGCACGGGCAGGCGCAGGTGGCCGCCGACGAGGATCGACTGTTGCAGGCCTGGCTGCAGCTCGCCGACAATGCGGCGAAGTACACCCCGGCGGGATCTCCGATCGAGATCGGGAGCGCCGCCGACGAGACCGAGGTACGCCTGTGGGTGCGCGATCATGGGCCGGGCATCGCCCCGGCATCGCGACACAGCATCTTCCGGCGCTTCGACCGGGCACAGACCAAACGCTCGGTCGGCGGCTCCGGGCTCGGCCTGGCGATCGTGGATGCGATCAGCAAGGCCCACGGCGGGCATTGCGCGGTCACGGACACCCCGGGCGGCGGTGCGACCTTCACCATCCACGTGCCCATCGGCACCCCTGAGACGCTGCCCGCTCCCGTGCGGGCCGGCGATGTCGTACTCCAACGAGAGGCCGCCGAGTGA